The following are from one region of the Edwardsiella tarda ATCC 15947 = NBRC 105688 genome:
- the caiF gene encoding carnitine metabolism transcriptional regulator CaiF, which yields MCTEYAQEPLYLSVARWVMQQQRWVSAREIAQQFDLSTCKAINTVSYILSGVEEITCQTKTVPNQLEGRGCQCQRLIQVTHIDELIATRIRNAINMENEESPSVSEAMARQEAQADAEAVARMAIRVPPDELNREQKWQWMLSKAQRK from the coding sequence ATGTGTACAGAGTATGCTCAGGAACCTTTATATCTGTCGGTTGCCCGTTGGGTGATGCAACAGCAACGTTGGGTCAGTGCCCGCGAAATCGCCCAGCAGTTCGACCTTTCTACCTGTAAGGCCATCAACACCGTCTCCTATATTCTTTCCGGCGTGGAAGAGATCACCTGCCAGACCAAGACCGTCCCTAATCAACTCGAAGGGCGCGGCTGCCAGTGTCAACGCTTGATTCAGGTCACGCATATCGATGAGCTGATCGCCACGCGTATTCGTAATGCAATCAATATGGAGAATGAGGAGAGTCCCAGCGTCAGTGAAGCAATGGCACGCCAGGAGGCTCAGGCCGATGCGGAAGCGGTAGCTCGCATGGCGATCCGTGTTCCTCCCGATGAATTAAACCGCGAACAGAAATGGCAGTGGATGCTTTCCAAGGCCCAGCGTAAATAA
- the aes gene encoding acetyl esterase: MKANNKVNVLQRVSAEMQRVLQFQQDNATQEPACSDYSSMRQAYIQERQYWNQGGAEMARCESLSVATPYGSVATRIYYPHHPARAVIFYLHGGGFILGNLDTHDRIMRLLADYSHCAVVGIDYTLSPEARFPQAIEESVAVCRFFHQHAADYDLPMTHIGFAGDSAGAMLAIATVLWLRDHGIDCGDIRGVLLYYGLYGLQDSATRRLYGGVWDGLTQADLLSYEQAYLPNEAARESPYYCIFNNDLTHDIPPCFIAGAEFDPLLDDSAALYQTLREHQQPCSYHIYPGVLHAFLHYSRMMASADQALRDGADYFYRQLPIA; encoded by the coding sequence ATGAAGGCGAACAATAAAGTGAATGTTCTCCAGCGGGTTTCCGCGGAGATGCAACGTGTTTTGCAGTTTCAACAGGATAATGCAACGCAAGAGCCAGCTTGCTCGGATTATTCTTCGATGCGTCAGGCCTATATTCAAGAGCGACAATATTGGAATCAGGGTGGGGCCGAAATGGCGCGCTGTGAATCGCTCTCGGTGGCGACGCCTTATGGTTCCGTTGCCACGCGAATCTATTATCCGCATCACCCGGCGCGGGCAGTGATCTTTTACCTGCATGGCGGCGGTTTTATTTTGGGTAATCTTGATACCCATGATCGGATTATGCGTCTATTAGCGGATTATAGTCACTGCGCCGTGGTGGGCATCGATTATACCCTCTCACCTGAGGCACGTTTCCCACAGGCGATCGAGGAGAGTGTCGCGGTATGTCGTTTCTTTCATCAGCATGCCGCCGACTACGATCTGCCGATGACCCATATCGGTTTTGCCGGGGACTCGGCCGGTGCCATGCTGGCCATAGCGACGGTTTTGTGGTTGCGCGATCATGGCATCGACTGCGGCGACATCCGTGGCGTGTTGCTCTATTACGGATTGTACGGCTTGCAGGATTCCGCCACGCGTCGCCTGTATGGTGGCGTTTGGGATGGCTTGACTCAGGCGGATCTGCTGAGCTATGAGCAGGCTTACCTACCGAATGAAGCGGCGCGGGAGTCTCCCTATTACTGCATTTTTAACAATGACTTAACTCACGATATTCCACCTTGCTTTATCGCTGGGGCGGAGTTCGATCCGCTGCTGGATGACAGTGCGGCGTTGTATCAGACCTTGCGTGAGCATCAGCAACCGTGCAGCTATCACATCTATCCTGGGGTGCTGCATGCCTTCCTGCACTATTCGCGCATGATGGCGTCCGCCGATCAGGCGCTGCGTGATGGTGCCGACTATTTTTACCGCCAGTTGCCGATCGCCTAA
- a CDS encoding MFS transporter, with protein sequence MEQHKRFDDISFTPVHRKIMLWGSGGPFLDGYVLVIIGIALEQLTPLLQLDANWIGLVGAATLVGLFIGTSLFGYIADRVGRRLMFLIDIIAIGVISAATMFVSSPLELVILRFLIGIVIGADYPIATSMIAEFSSTKQRAFTMGFIAAMWYIGATAADLVGYLLYDVENGWRWMLGSAIIPCIVILLGRVELPESPRWLIRKGRHAECQALMIKLFGQPVSFDDETQQETRYRDIFSRRHLSSILFVALIWTCQVIPMFAIYTFGPQIVTLLGLEQGREAVLGNVVISLFFMLGCLPAMYWLNSIGRRPLLIGSFAVMTLALLMLGLIDQPGILLIVSAFALYAFFSGGPGILQWLYPNELFPTAIRASAVGAAMSLSRIGTVVSTYALPLFMQQHGISATMLVGAGISLVGLLVSVMMAPETRGLTLEETSQMSLRRSRG encoded by the coding sequence ATGGAACAGCATAAAAGATTCGATGACATCAGTTTTACGCCGGTGCACCGCAAGATCATGCTGTGGGGGAGCGGCGGCCCGTTCCTCGATGGCTACGTACTGGTGATCATCGGCATCGCCTTAGAGCAGCTGACACCGCTGCTGCAACTGGATGCCAACTGGATAGGCTTAGTCGGCGCCGCCACCCTGGTCGGCCTGTTCATCGGTACCTCGCTATTCGGCTATATTGCCGACCGCGTCGGCCGCCGCCTGATGTTTCTGATCGACATCATCGCCATCGGGGTGATCTCCGCCGCCACCATGTTCGTCAGTTCACCACTGGAGTTGGTGATCCTGCGTTTCCTGATCGGCATCGTCATCGGCGCCGACTACCCCATCGCCACCTCGATGATCGCCGAATTCTCTTCCACCAAGCAGCGCGCCTTCACCATGGGATTCATCGCCGCGATGTGGTACATCGGCGCCACCGCCGCCGATCTGGTCGGCTACCTGCTGTATGACGTGGAAAACGGCTGGCGTTGGATGCTGGGCAGCGCCATCATCCCCTGTATCGTCATCTTACTGGGGCGGGTCGAGTTGCCGGAGTCGCCACGCTGGTTGATCCGCAAGGGACGCCATGCCGAATGCCAGGCGCTGATGATTAAACTGTTCGGCCAACCGGTCTCCTTCGACGACGAGACGCAGCAAGAGACACGCTACCGCGACATCTTCAGCCGGCGTCACCTCTCCTCGATCCTGTTCGTCGCCCTGATCTGGACCTGTCAGGTGATCCCCATGTTCGCCATCTACACCTTTGGCCCGCAGATCGTCACCCTCCTGGGACTCGAGCAGGGGCGCGAGGCGGTACTGGGCAACGTGGTGATCAGCCTGTTCTTCATGTTGGGCTGCCTACCGGCCATGTATTGGCTGAACAGTATCGGGCGCCGCCCGCTGTTGATCGGCAGTTTCGCCGTCATGACCCTGGCGTTACTGATGTTAGGCCTGATCGATCAGCCGGGTATTCTCTTGATCGTCAGCGCCTTCGCCCTGTATGCCTTCTTCTCTGGCGGCCCGGGTATTCTACAATGGCTCTATCCTAACGAACTGTTCCCCACCGCCATTCGCGCCTCGGCGGTCGGTGCCGCCATGTCACTGAGCCGCATCGGCACCGTCGTCTCGACCTATGCCCTGCCACTGTTCATGCAGCAACACGGCATCTCCGCCACCATGCTGGTCGGCGCGGGGATCTCGCTGGTCGGCCTGTTAGTGTCGGTGATGATGGCGCCAGAAACGCGCGGTCTGACGCTGGAAGAGACCAGCCAGATGAGCTTGCGCCGCAGCCGAGGTTAA
- the fixX gene encoding ferredoxin-like protein FixX translates to MSEPVNVDVKLGINKFHVDEGHPHIVIREHPNMAALRTLTLACPAGLYKLQDDGSVQFDYAGCLECGTCRILGVDDVLEQWNYPRGTFGVEYRYG, encoded by the coding sequence ATGAGTGAACCCGTTAACGTCGATGTCAAACTGGGCATCAATAAGTTCCATGTCGATGAGGGGCATCCGCATATCGTCATCCGCGAGCACCCCAACATGGCCGCCTTACGCACCCTGACCCTGGCCTGCCCGGCGGGGTTATATAAGCTGCAGGACGATGGCAGCGTCCAGTTCGACTATGCCGGCTGTCTGGAGTGCGGCACCTGCCGCATCCTGGGTGTCGATGACGTGCTGGAACAATGGAACTACCCACGCGGCACCTTCGGTGTCGAATACCGCTACGGCTAA
- the fixC gene encoding FAD-dependent oxidoreductase FixC, with product MSEDAFDAIIVGAGLAGCVAALVLARAGANVLVIERGNYAGAKNVTGGRLYAHSLERIIPGFAEQAPVERRITHEKISFLTADSAVTLDYHNGREGEANAASYSVLRGKFDTWLMEQAEAAGAQFIPGIRVDRLIQRDGRVVGVEADGDELEANVVILAEGVNALLAEQIGMVQPRVAAKNVAVGVKELIELPRELLEARFALQGNDGTAWLFAGTPSDGLMGGGFLYTNGDSLSLGIVCGLHHIEQAGKSIPQMLEDFKQHPTVRPLIEGGKTVEYAAHVVPEAGINMQPKLVADGVLLAGDAAGMCLNLGFTIRGMDLAIASGEAAAQAVLAAREKQDFSAAGLADYPRLLESLPVMKELRHYRKVPEMMDNPRMFTQYPQLAADIMSALFTVDGRPPQPLRKTLLQHCKQVGYLNLLKDGIKGVTAL from the coding sequence ATGTCTGAAGATGCATTTGACGCCATTATCGTCGGCGCAGGTCTGGCCGGCTGCGTCGCCGCCCTGGTGCTGGCGCGCGCCGGCGCCAACGTCCTGGTGATCGAGCGCGGCAACTACGCCGGCGCGAAAAACGTCACCGGCGGTCGTCTGTACGCCCACTCCCTGGAGCGCATCATCCCGGGCTTCGCCGAACAGGCCCCCGTAGAACGCCGCATTACTCACGAGAAGATCTCATTCCTCACCGCCGATAGCGCCGTCACCCTGGATTATCACAATGGCCGAGAGGGCGAAGCCAACGCCGCCTCCTATTCGGTATTGCGCGGTAAATTCGATACCTGGCTGATGGAGCAGGCCGAAGCGGCCGGCGCCCAGTTCATCCCCGGCATCCGCGTCGATCGGCTGATCCAACGCGATGGCCGCGTCGTCGGCGTCGAGGCCGATGGCGACGAGCTGGAGGCGAACGTGGTGATCCTGGCCGAAGGGGTCAACGCCCTACTGGCCGAGCAGATCGGCATGGTACAACCGCGCGTAGCGGCCAAGAACGTCGCCGTGGGGGTGAAAGAGCTGATTGAGCTGCCGCGTGAGCTCCTAGAGGCCCGCTTCGCCCTCCAGGGGAACGACGGTACCGCCTGGCTGTTCGCCGGCACCCCCTCCGACGGCCTGATGGGCGGCGGCTTCCTCTACACCAACGGCGACTCGCTCTCGCTCGGCATCGTCTGTGGCCTGCACCACATTGAGCAGGCGGGCAAATCGATCCCGCAGATGTTGGAAGACTTCAAACAACACCCGACGGTGCGCCCGCTGATCGAAGGCGGTAAGACCGTCGAGTACGCCGCCCATGTGGTTCCCGAGGCTGGTATCAACATGCAACCGAAACTGGTGGCCGATGGGGTGCTGCTGGCGGGCGACGCGGCGGGAATGTGCCTCAACCTCGGCTTTACCATCCGCGGCATGGATCTGGCGATCGCCTCCGGTGAAGCGGCGGCGCAGGCCGTCCTGGCGGCACGCGAGAAGCAAGACTTTAGCGCCGCCGGACTGGCCGATTACCCCCGTCTGCTGGAGAGCCTGCCGGTGATGAAGGAGCTGCGCCACTACCGCAAGGTGCCGGAGATGATGGATAACCCGCGCATGTTCACGCAGTACCCGCAGCTGGCCGCCGACATTATGTCCGCGCTGTTTACCGTCGATGGCCGCCCCCCGCAGCCGCTGCGTAAGACCCTGCTGCAACACTGCAAACAGGTCGGCTACCTGAATCTGCTGAAAGACGGCATTAAAGGAGTGACAGCACTATGA
- a CDS encoding electron transfer flavoprotein subunit alpha, translating into MSKYATVWVFSDNQSRLAEVIGGARALGENVQAVVQGEAQAAQAFRLGADAVHDLGSLPAERIVESYADTLAHAIRSHGDRALVLLPATRRGKALAARLGARLQAGVVNDASDVALDDGQPVATHMVYGGLALGKERIDTPYAVITLASGAFAAAEEDATRSGSASALAFVAPAKEIACVSRRAKQGESVDLGKARWVVSVGRGIGSQQNIALAQAFSDAIGAELGCSRPVAENEKWMERERYVGISGIMIKPELYLALGISGQIQHMVGANGAQTIMAINKDKNAPIFQYADYGIVGDLTKIVPALTEALKR; encoded by the coding sequence ATGAGCAAATATGCAACCGTATGGGTATTCAGTGACAACCAATCACGCCTGGCTGAAGTGATCGGCGGCGCCCGCGCATTGGGCGAGAACGTGCAAGCCGTTGTCCAGGGCGAAGCGCAGGCCGCGCAGGCCTTCCGCCTCGGTGCCGACGCCGTCCACGATCTCGGTTCGCTCCCCGCCGAGCGCATCGTCGAGTCCTATGCCGATACCTTGGCGCACGCCATTCGTAGTCACGGCGATCGCGCCCTGGTCCTACTGCCCGCCACCCGTCGCGGCAAGGCGCTGGCAGCCCGTCTCGGTGCTCGCCTGCAAGCCGGTGTCGTCAATGACGCCAGCGATGTCGCCCTGGACGACGGCCAACCGGTCGCCACGCACATGGTGTACGGCGGCCTGGCGCTAGGTAAAGAGCGTATCGATACCCCCTATGCCGTGATCACCCTGGCCAGCGGCGCCTTCGCCGCCGCCGAAGAAGATGCCACCCGTAGCGGCAGCGCCAGTGCGCTAGCCTTCGTCGCCCCGGCCAAGGAGATCGCCTGCGTCTCCCGCCGCGCGAAACAGGGAGAAAGCGTCGATCTGGGCAAAGCCCGTTGGGTCGTCAGCGTCGGACGCGGCATCGGCAGCCAGCAGAATATCGCACTGGCGCAAGCCTTCAGCGACGCCATCGGCGCCGAACTGGGTTGTTCACGCCCGGTTGCCGAGAACGAGAAGTGGATGGAGCGCGAACGCTACGTCGGCATCTCCGGCATCATGATCAAGCCGGAACTGTATCTGGCGCTGGGCATCTCCGGCCAGATCCAACACATGGTCGGTGCCAATGGCGCCCAGACCATCATGGCGATCAACAAGGATAAGAACGCCCCGATCTTCCAGTATGCCGACTATGGCATCGTCGGGGATCTGACCAAGATCGTCCCCGCCCTGACCGAGGCCCTGAAACGCTAG